In Archangium violaceum, the following are encoded in one genomic region:
- a CDS encoding FHA domain-containing protein → MFTITVGLIGKRTTTTGTLASREIAIGRDPKNDLVLESGSVSRTHCRLVAIEGATIVLDEGSRNGTWLNGRPVAQPAVMRFEDELVIGPYKLKVQSLVGRGTAGALEFVTSRPQVPADTAGSPFPQEHTMVFAGLPSLEHRRQVLRWLMRDVSSPNPRILELLRAALRDPDAELRMTAVLAAACVRAREVLPELQALDVSTLLEEVDEPRERRFYEQLWHGVIRYLQERRHPGDSVPGRDPLNPLWRMLSGALEVTDVTSLLLHSLTTPLEPGTGPEQLPVGVVEQEGRYVLRQSGMPLRWVAPVDHWVGANPVRRVRSEGFFVAQVPMDRPLAAWVGNPLPIRVVPDYEQVWLGSYQEAERLCAALSHIEGVSIRLPTADEWEMAARGPDGRRYPWGNLPQLDWEKHASPWGVEHLVGDVPEWTFDPRTSSQLLRGGVEARTWVRHVVHPDEDEFAAALRFVIPGV, encoded by the coding sequence GTGTTCACCATCACTGTCGGTCTCATCGGAAAGCGGACCACGACGACGGGGACCCTGGCTTCGCGGGAGATCGCCATCGGGAGAGACCCCAAGAACGACCTCGTCCTCGAGAGTGGGAGCGTGTCACGCACCCATTGCCGGTTGGTGGCCATCGAGGGGGCCACCATCGTGCTGGACGAGGGCTCACGCAACGGCACCTGGCTCAACGGCCGGCCCGTCGCCCAACCCGCGGTCATGCGTTTCGAGGATGAATTGGTCATCGGACCCTACAAGCTGAAGGTGCAGTCACTCGTGGGCCGGGGCACGGCCGGTGCGCTGGAGTTCGTGACCAGCCGGCCACAGGTGCCCGCCGACACGGCTGGGTCCCCTTTCCCCCAGGAGCACACCATGGTGTTCGCGGGGCTGCCCTCCCTGGAGCATCGGCGTCAGGTCTTGCGCTGGCTCATGCGGGACGTGTCCTCCCCCAACCCCCGGATCCTCGAGCTGCTGCGGGCCGCCCTGAGGGATCCGGACGCCGAGCTGCGGATGACGGCGGTGCTGGCGGCCGCGTGCGTGCGTGCCCGCGAGGTGCTGCCGGAGCTCCAGGCGTTGGATGTCTCCACCCTGCTGGAAGAGGTGGATGAGCCTCGCGAGCGCCGCTTCTATGAGCAGCTCTGGCACGGGGTCATCCGGTACCTCCAGGAGCGCCGTCACCCAGGGGACTCCGTTCCCGGGAGGGATCCGCTCAACCCGCTGTGGCGCATGCTGTCCGGGGCCCTGGAGGTGACGGATGTGACGTCCCTGTTACTGCACTCGCTCACCACGCCGCTGGAGCCGGGCACGGGGCCCGAGCAGCTGCCGGTCGGGGTGGTGGAGCAGGAAGGCCGCTACGTGCTGCGCCAGTCGGGAATGCCCTTGCGGTGGGTGGCGCCCGTCGACCACTGGGTGGGCGCCAATCCCGTGCGCCGGGTGCGCTCCGAGGGCTTCTTCGTCGCCCAGGTTCCCATGGATCGCCCTCTGGCGGCCTGGGTGGGTAACCCCCTACCCATCCGTGTCGTGCCGGACTACGAGCAGGTGTGGCTCGGTTCCTACCAGGAGGCGGAGCGGCTGTGCGCCGCGCTCTCGCACATCGAGGGGGTGTCCATCCGTCTGCCCACCGCGGACGAGTGGGAGATGGCGGCCCGTGGGCCGGATGGGCGGCGCTACCCGTGGGGAAATCTGCCCCAGTTGGACTGGGAGAAGCACGCCTCGCCGTGGGGAGTGGAGCACCTGGTGGGAGACGTGCCCGAATGGACGTTCGATCCGAGGACCTCCTCGCAGCTGCTGCGGGGAGGCGTGGAGGCTCGGACGTGGGTGCGGCACGTGGTGCACCCGGACGAGGACGAGTTCGCCGCGGCGCTGCGGTTCGTCATTCCGGGCGTCTGA
- a CDS encoding sigma-54-dependent Fis family transcriptional regulator: MASRNDKSHEGAEKERRSPLGRPSRSRTFQSVQAVDEGQRPQTVSSETRELSDTRNERLGRESRTGVGDEEPRSLPGSWAATYLEPKALLVQREGIEDLMVPLYPDRSYVFGRAPESTVVFPHDAVSRQHGRLSFREDHRWVYRDLNSRNGSFMGLRDGGEPGDERLHFQRMGPSHDWVLEVGDVVLLGNGKSRITLLAEVPQGLVAGPRAKQAASAVTVQLERAIDRCAHHHLPVFLRGDSGTGKTFIAREIHSRSGLDGSFVILNCGRLPQDAAALTSELLGHVKGAFTGAAFARVGKLYSANGGTLFLDEVEFLPGIAQDFLVDVLEGTGSFAPFGAPADFREPPPRFRLISASKVPLRQTGLRPDLAQRLAAGDFIILPTLEERREDIPHLVESFLHRLKVEQQYDAELTRDAIAFLQRADWPGQIRELESTVKTVVAREAAQHVLEGLERQRVIVTLEAVTSYLEQRELGFGGPLSSAMPRTTLPGVELPPSARKRPGDLTERDIREALAKHEGNKTRAAAELGVALNTLKARMKTFGIE; encoded by the coding sequence ATGGCGAGCCGGAACGACAAGTCGCACGAAGGAGCAGAAAAGGAGCGGCGCTCGCCCCTGGGCCGACCTTCCCGCAGCAGGACCTTTCAGTCGGTCCAGGCCGTGGACGAGGGGCAGCGCCCCCAGACGGTGTCTTCCGAGACGAGGGAGCTGTCGGACACACGCAACGAGCGGTTGGGGCGTGAGTCGCGGACGGGGGTGGGCGACGAGGAGCCGCGGTCGCTCCCGGGGAGCTGGGCCGCGACCTATCTGGAGCCCAAGGCGCTCCTGGTGCAGCGCGAGGGCATCGAGGACCTGATGGTGCCGCTGTATCCGGACCGGTCGTACGTGTTCGGGCGGGCGCCCGAGTCCACGGTCGTCTTTCCCCACGACGCGGTGTCGCGGCAGCACGGGCGCCTGTCGTTCCGCGAGGACCACCGCTGGGTGTACAGGGATCTCAACTCGAGGAACGGGAGCTTCATGGGGCTGCGGGATGGGGGGGAGCCGGGGGACGAGCGCCTGCACTTCCAGCGCATGGGGCCCTCGCACGACTGGGTGCTGGAGGTGGGGGACGTGGTGCTGCTCGGCAACGGAAAGAGCCGCATCACCCTGTTGGCGGAGGTGCCCCAGGGGCTGGTGGCGGGTCCTCGCGCGAAGCAGGCGGCCTCGGCCGTCACGGTCCAGCTCGAGCGCGCCATCGACCGGTGCGCCCACCACCACCTGCCGGTGTTCCTGCGAGGGGACTCGGGCACGGGCAAGACGTTCATCGCGCGGGAGATCCACAGCCGGAGCGGGCTGGACGGCAGCTTCGTCATCCTCAACTGCGGGCGGCTGCCGCAGGACGCGGCGGCGCTGACGAGCGAGCTGCTGGGGCACGTGAAGGGGGCCTTCACCGGAGCGGCCTTCGCGCGGGTGGGCAAGCTCTACAGCGCGAACGGGGGCACGCTCTTCCTGGACGAGGTGGAGTTCCTGCCGGGCATCGCGCAGGACTTCCTCGTGGACGTGCTGGAGGGCACGGGCAGCTTCGCGCCCTTCGGGGCCCCCGCGGACTTCCGCGAGCCGCCGCCGCGCTTCCGGCTCATCTCGGCGTCCAAGGTGCCGCTGCGGCAGACGGGGCTGAGGCCGGACCTGGCGCAGCGGCTGGCGGCGGGGGACTTCATCATCCTCCCCACGCTCGAGGAGCGGCGCGAGGACATCCCCCACCTGGTGGAGTCCTTCCTGCACCGCCTCAAGGTCGAGCAGCAGTACGACGCCGAGCTCACCCGGGATGCCATCGCCTTCCTGCAGAGGGCGGACTGGCCGGGACAGATTCGCGAGCTGGAGTCGACGGTGAAGACGGTGGTGGCCCGGGAGGCGGCGCAGCACGTGCTGGAGGGACTCGAGCGCCAGCGCGTCATCGTCACCCTGGAGGCGGTGACGTCCTATCTGGAGCAGCGGGAGCTGGGGTTTGGCGGTCCGCTCTCCTCCGCCATGCCGAGGACGACCCTGCCCGGCGTGGAGCTGCCTCCGTCCGCGCGTAAGCGCCCCGGTGACCTGACCGAGCGGGACATCCGGGAGGCCCTGGCGAAGCACGAGGGAAACAAGACCCGGGCCGCGGCGGAGCTCGGAGTGGCCCTCAACACCCTCAAGGCCCGGATGAAGACCTTCGGCATCGAGTGA
- a CDS encoding GGDEF domain-containing protein, giving the protein MFERAPQICPLTGAYLRPYFESLLVKAVSDAHAARMPLTLLWVDADETQEGNDTHGREAMDAALSALVDELAAELDGRGPIGRMEGDAFAASLYAVAPYMGERLAQGLRRRLAARTFHSGAGDFHLTVSVGVAGLRPGEPYGNLLEAAEATCVQAKQAGRDRVVVR; this is encoded by the coding sequence GTGTTCGAGCGCGCCCCACAAATCTGTCCGCTGACGGGGGCGTACCTGCGCCCCTACTTCGAATCGCTGCTGGTCAAGGCGGTGTCGGACGCGCACGCGGCGCGCATGCCCCTGACGTTGCTCTGGGTGGACGCGGACGAGACCCAGGAAGGCAATGACACGCACGGCCGCGAGGCGATGGACGCGGCGCTGAGCGCGCTGGTGGACGAGCTCGCCGCGGAGCTGGACGGGCGCGGGCCCATCGGCCGCATGGAGGGAGACGCCTTCGCGGCGAGCCTCTACGCGGTGGCGCCGTACATGGGCGAGCGGCTGGCCCAGGGGCTGCGTCGCAGGCTCGCGGCACGCACCTTCCACTCGGGCGCGGGCGACTTCCACCTCACCGTCTCCGTGGGCGTGGCGGGACTGCGTCCCGGGGAGCCCTACGGCAACCTGCTCGAGGCGGCGGAGGCCACGTGCGTGCAGGCCAAGCAGGCCGGGCGCGACCGGGTGGTGGTCCGCTAG
- a CDS encoding EcsC family protein, with translation MAFFDPIAEKVKLLSPTELKKLADTKLSDLVQQEVPRARKRVAELEQRYPSASTRERAQRLIDEKKHVASMVGGVSGVFGLLGLPADLTVMAWLQLTLLVDLATLYKVNLKSERARNELLDLYGYATGVGPVQRSGPRVLGKVAEVLLTKGGLHTLGRAMPLVAAPVTAYLNNQHIQKVGDHAVRSYEGFDKAHAKTKQASSRKAS, from the coding sequence ATGGCCTTCTTTGACCCGATTGCCGAAAAGGTGAAGCTGCTGTCGCCCACCGAGCTGAAGAAGCTGGCGGACACGAAGCTGTCGGACCTGGTCCAGCAGGAGGTGCCACGCGCGCGCAAGCGGGTGGCGGAGCTGGAGCAGCGCTACCCCTCGGCGAGCACGCGGGAGCGCGCCCAGCGGCTCATCGACGAGAAGAAGCACGTGGCGAGCATGGTGGGCGGCGTCAGCGGCGTCTTCGGACTGCTGGGCCTGCCGGCGGACCTGACCGTGATGGCGTGGCTGCAGCTCACGCTGCTCGTGGACCTGGCCACGCTCTACAAGGTGAACCTGAAGAGCGAGCGGGCGCGCAACGAGCTGTTGGACCTGTACGGCTACGCGACGGGCGTGGGTCCGGTACAGCGCTCGGGACCGCGGGTGCTGGGGAAGGTGGCCGAGGTGCTGCTGACGAAGGGCGGCCTGCACACGCTGGGGCGGGCGATGCCGCTGGTGGCCGCGCCGGTGACGGCGTACCTCAACAACCAGCACATCCAGAAGGTGGGAGACCACGCGGTGCGCTCCTACGAGGGCTTCGACAAGGCGCACGCCAAGACGAAGCAGGCCTCCTCGCGCAAGGCGAGCTGA
- the panD gene encoding aspartate 1-decarboxylase, which translates to MRRILFKSKIHRATVTQADLDYEGSVTIDRDLLRAADILPFEKVAVWNVTRGTRLETYALEGDAGSGVICINGAAAHLNKPGDLVILATFAEVEEHEAREWKPTVVFVDAKNRIVPGRTEEIPGPARRIA; encoded by the coding sequence ATGCGCCGAATCCTCTTCAAGTCGAAAATCCACCGTGCGACCGTCACCCAGGCCGATCTGGATTATGAGGGCTCGGTCACGATCGATCGCGATCTGCTGCGCGCCGCCGACATCCTCCCCTTCGAGAAGGTGGCGGTGTGGAACGTGACGCGCGGCACCCGCCTCGAGACGTATGCCCTCGAGGGTGATGCGGGCAGCGGCGTCATCTGCATCAACGGCGCGGCCGCGCACCTCAACAAGCCGGGCGACCTCGTCATCCTCGCCACCTTCGCCGAGGTGGAGGAGCACGAGGCCAGGGAGTGGAAGCCCACCGTCGTCTTCGTGGACGCGAAGAACCGCATCGTGCCGGGCCGGACGGAGGAGATTCCGGGTCCGGCGCGTCGCATCGCCTGA
- a CDS encoding LEA type 2 family protein, protein MPMKKTRSLLVLATVALALLAGCASLQRMAKNAFKKPRLTFKSARLSQASLSDATVDLTYQLENPNPLGLSLASIDYAFFVEDKQVVAGTPPKGLNIAARGKSDLVFPANVKFADIVPVVQTFLNKDTARYKAQGSVGIQTPIGVLRFPLEHEGVFEVPKVPQVQFESPRVSNVTLQGATVEFPLVVKNRNSFPLPVGGISGALKVAGASVGTLSTGDLGLLEAGSTRQLTLPLNINFLRAASAATALRSGGNAQVKLEGQLVSGGQNVPLDVSQLLNFRR, encoded by the coding sequence ATGCCCATGAAGAAGACCCGCTCACTCCTCGTCCTCGCCACCGTCGCACTCGCCCTGCTCGCCGGCTGCGCCTCGCTCCAGCGCATGGCGAAGAACGCCTTCAAGAAACCCCGCCTCACCTTCAAGTCGGCGCGCCTCTCCCAGGCCTCGCTCTCCGATGCCACCGTCGACCTCACCTACCAGTTGGAGAACCCCAACCCCCTCGGGTTGAGCCTCGCGTCCATCGACTACGCCTTCTTCGTCGAGGACAAGCAGGTGGTGGCCGGCACCCCTCCCAAGGGCCTCAACATCGCCGCCCGCGGCAAGTCCGACCTCGTCTTCCCCGCCAACGTGAAGTTCGCCGACATCGTCCCCGTCGTGCAGACCTTCCTCAACAAGGACACCGCCCGCTACAAGGCCCAGGGCAGCGTCGGCATCCAGACCCCCATCGGCGTGCTGCGCTTCCCCCTCGAGCACGAGGGCGTCTTCGAGGTCCCCAAGGTTCCCCAGGTCCAGTTCGAATCCCCCCGCGTCTCCAACGTCACCCTCCAGGGCGCCACCGTGGAGTTCCCCCTCGTGGTGAAGAACCGCAACAGCTTCCCCCTCCCCGTGGGCGGCATCAGCGGCGCCCTCAAGGTCGCCGGCGCCAGTGTGGGCACCCTGTCCACCGGTGACCTCGGGCTGCTCGAGGCCGGCAGCACCCGCCAGCTCACCCTGCCCCTCAACATCAACTTCCTGCGCGCCGCCTCCGCCGCCACCGCGCTTCGCTCGGGCGGCAATGCCCAGGTGAAGCTCGAGGGCCAGCTGGTGTCCGGTGGGCAGAACGTCCCCCTGGACGTCTCTCAGCTCCTGAATTTCCGGCGATAA
- a CDS encoding alpha/beta hydrolase, translating to MRVTASRLLPAVLCALLSLSACTRSAEAGPARKVALKPCRLEGASRQALCGTYEVWEDRAAKKGRKVPLKVVVAPALASSPEADPLVLLAGGPGQGAAKLAGQMMPILERIQRNRDVVFVDQRGTGDSKPLECDPVPPDAPLSKQFDDTFYEEEFRKCLGGYDADVRLYTTPIAMDDLDEVREALGYEKLNLYGVSYGTRAALVYVRQHPEHVRTVILEGVAPMSLLLPLYVARDSQRALDLLFTNCEEDAACAKRYPDLRGRFESLLTQLQQTPVHTKLEHPLTGVPEELTITRDGLAGVLRALLYMPEATSLVPLLLDRATQGDWRPLVAIHHSMSSVFNRNMSHGMFLSVVCAEDAPLITDEAITRETKGTWMGEAALRNMLKPCAFWPRGEVPKGYREPVKSDVPVLLLSGELDPVTPPEWAEDAKRTLTHSLHVTLPGVGHGTSAIGCARALMADFVARGSVEGLEPKCGEGLKRPPFFTSFAGPVP from the coding sequence GTGAGGGTAACCGCATCCCGGCTCCTACCCGCTGTACTGTGTGCCCTGCTGTCCCTCTCCGCCTGTACACGGAGTGCGGAAGCGGGACCGGCGCGGAAGGTGGCCCTCAAACCGTGCCGGCTGGAGGGCGCGAGCCGACAGGCCCTGTGTGGCACCTACGAGGTGTGGGAGGACCGAGCCGCGAAGAAGGGGAGGAAGGTGCCGCTGAAGGTGGTGGTGGCGCCGGCGCTGGCGTCCTCGCCGGAGGCGGACCCGCTGGTGCTGCTGGCGGGAGGCCCGGGGCAGGGGGCGGCGAAGCTGGCGGGGCAGATGATGCCCATCCTGGAGCGAATCCAGCGCAACCGGGACGTGGTCTTCGTGGACCAGCGAGGCACGGGGGACTCGAAGCCGCTCGAGTGCGACCCGGTGCCACCGGACGCGCCGCTGTCGAAGCAGTTCGACGACACGTTCTACGAGGAGGAGTTCCGCAAGTGCCTGGGCGGCTATGACGCGGACGTGCGCCTCTACACGACGCCCATCGCGATGGACGACCTGGACGAGGTGCGGGAGGCGCTCGGCTACGAGAAGCTGAACCTGTATGGCGTCTCGTACGGGACGAGGGCGGCGCTGGTGTACGTGCGCCAGCACCCGGAGCACGTGCGGACCGTCATTCTCGAGGGCGTGGCGCCGATGTCGCTGCTGTTGCCCCTCTACGTGGCGAGGGACAGCCAGCGCGCGCTGGACCTGCTCTTCACGAACTGCGAGGAGGACGCGGCGTGCGCGAAGCGCTACCCGGACCTGCGGGGCCGCTTCGAGTCGCTGCTGACGCAGTTACAGCAGACGCCGGTGCACACGAAGCTGGAGCACCCGCTCACGGGAGTGCCGGAGGAACTCACCATCACGCGCGATGGCCTGGCAGGGGTGCTGCGCGCGCTGCTGTACATGCCCGAGGCGACGTCGCTGGTGCCGCTGCTGCTGGACCGGGCGACGCAGGGCGACTGGAGGCCGCTGGTGGCCATCCACCACAGCATGAGCAGCGTCTTCAACCGGAACATGAGCCACGGCATGTTCCTGTCGGTGGTGTGCGCGGAGGACGCGCCGCTCATCACGGACGAGGCCATCACCCGCGAGACGAAGGGCACCTGGATGGGGGAGGCGGCGCTGCGCAACATGCTCAAGCCGTGCGCCTTCTGGCCGCGCGGCGAGGTGCCGAAGGGCTACCGCGAGCCCGTGAAGTCGGACGTGCCGGTGCTGCTGCTATCGGGTGAGCTGGACCCGGTGACACCTCCGGAGTGGGCCGAGGACGCGAAGCGCACGCTGACGCACAGCCTGCACGTGACGTTGCCGGGAGTGGGGCACGGGACGAGTGCCATCGGCTGCGCGCGCGCGCTGATGGCGGACTTCGTGGCCCGAGGCAGCGTGGAGGGGCTCGAGCCGAAGTGCGGCGAGGGCCTCAAACGTCCGCCCTTCTTCACCTCCTTCGCCGGCCCGGTGCCCTGA
- a CDS encoding ATP-binding cassette domain-containing protein: MIEVTNLHKRFGAVTAVEDVSFRAENGVVTGLLGPNGAGKTTTLRMLYTLIRPDRGSAKVDGVEVAERPLEVRRAIGVLPDARGLYPRLTAREHIQYAGTLHGLSGAALDKRIDELVELLEMKEIADRRTEGFSQGERMKVALARALVHGPRNVLLDEPTNGLDVMSTRAVRTLIRRLREQGHCVVFSSHVMQEVGALCDRIVVVARGRVVAEGTPDELRSRTGKDSLEEAFVTVIGSDQGLMQ, from the coding sequence ATGATCGAAGTGACGAACCTGCACAAGCGCTTCGGCGCGGTGACGGCGGTGGAGGATGTGAGCTTCCGCGCCGAGAATGGCGTGGTGACGGGACTGCTCGGGCCGAATGGCGCGGGCAAGACGACCACGCTGCGGATGCTCTACACGCTCATCCGGCCGGACCGGGGAAGCGCGAAGGTGGACGGAGTGGAGGTGGCCGAGCGCCCGCTGGAGGTGCGCCGGGCCATCGGCGTGCTGCCGGACGCGCGCGGCCTCTACCCGCGCCTCACCGCCCGTGAGCACATCCAGTACGCGGGGACGCTGCACGGCCTGTCGGGCGCCGCGCTGGACAAGCGCATCGACGAGCTGGTGGAGCTGCTGGAGATGAAGGAGATCGCCGACCGGCGCACGGAGGGCTTCAGCCAGGGCGAGCGCATGAAGGTGGCGCTGGCGCGGGCGCTGGTGCACGGGCCGCGCAACGTGCTGTTGGACGAGCCCACCAACGGCCTGGACGTGATGAGCACGCGCGCGGTGCGCACGCTCATCCGCCGGCTGCGCGAGCAGGGGCACTGCGTGGTGTTCTCCAGCCACGTGATGCAGGAGGTGGGGGCGCTGTGCGACCGCATCGTGGTGGTGGCGCGGGGCAGGGTGGTGGCGGAGGGCACCCCGGACGAGCTGCGCTCGCGCACGGGGAAGGACAGCCTGGAGGAGGCTTTCGTGACGGTCATCGGCAGTGACCAGGGGTTGATGCAGTGA
- a CDS encoding ABC transporter permease: MKALLTAVFRKEMRDHLRDRRSVTSVLAGSLVGPILFAVMFTVIASWNRQDKPLELPVVGRANAPSLMAYLERSGAKLSEAPADYESRIQAGTLDAVLIVPEDYGKDFAAGRSAKVQLVMDNSRNKARATIKRTQALLNQYSGSLGTQRLLARGVAPELAMPVRVEEVDLSTPERLAASILNMIPIFLVMACFIGGLNVAIDTMAGERERGSLESLLLNPVERGTLVLGKWLSTTVFSCITVVVVSVAFTVVAKRIPLQDLGVKVSLEPATALAMVGAVVPMALLSSAAQMLVSTFARSYKEAQTYLQLLMMLPTLPGMVLALSPIQSKMWMYGVPVLGQQLLVSELMRGESLGVLPFVLSTVGCLVLTALCLTQIARLLSDERIVFGRS; the protein is encoded by the coding sequence GTGAAGGCGCTCCTGACGGCGGTGTTTCGCAAGGAGATGAGGGACCACCTGCGCGACCGGCGCTCGGTGACGAGCGTGCTCGCGGGCTCGCTGGTGGGGCCCATCCTCTTCGCGGTGATGTTCACGGTGATCGCCTCGTGGAACCGGCAGGACAAGCCCCTGGAGTTGCCCGTGGTGGGGAGGGCGAACGCGCCGAGCCTGATGGCGTACCTGGAGCGCTCGGGGGCGAAGCTGTCCGAGGCTCCGGCGGACTACGAGTCGCGCATCCAGGCGGGCACGCTGGACGCGGTGCTCATCGTCCCCGAGGACTACGGGAAGGACTTCGCGGCGGGGCGCTCGGCGAAGGTGCAGCTGGTGATGGACAACTCGCGCAACAAGGCGCGCGCCACCATCAAGCGGACACAGGCGTTGCTGAACCAGTATTCGGGGAGCCTGGGGACGCAGCGGCTGCTGGCGCGCGGGGTGGCGCCGGAGCTGGCCATGCCCGTGCGGGTGGAGGAGGTGGACCTGTCCACGCCGGAGCGGCTGGCCGCGAGCATCCTCAACATGATTCCCATCTTCCTGGTGATGGCCTGCTTCATCGGTGGGCTGAACGTGGCCATCGACACCATGGCGGGCGAGCGCGAGCGCGGCTCGCTGGAGTCGCTGCTGCTCAACCCGGTGGAGCGCGGGACGCTGGTGCTGGGCAAGTGGCTGTCCACCACGGTGTTCTCCTGCATCACGGTGGTAGTGGTCTCGGTGGCGTTCACGGTGGTCGCGAAGCGGATACCGCTGCAGGACCTGGGCGTGAAGGTGAGCCTGGAACCCGCGACGGCGCTGGCGATGGTGGGTGCGGTGGTGCCGATGGCGCTGCTGTCGTCGGCGGCGCAGATGCTGGTGTCCACCTTCGCGCGCTCGTACAAGGAGGCGCAGACGTACCTGCAGCTGTTGATGATGCTGCCCACGCTGCCGGGCATGGTGCTGGCGCTCTCTCCCATCCAGAGCAAGATGTGGATGTACGGGGTGCCGGTACTCGGGCAGCAGTTGCTGGTGTCGGAGCTGATGAGGGGAGAGTCCCTGGGGGTGCTGCCCTTCGTGCTGAGCACGGTGGGCTGCCTGGTGCTGACGGCGCTCTGCCTGACGCAAATCGCCCGACTGCTGAGTGACGAGCGAATCGTCTTCGGCCGCTCATGA
- a CDS encoding N-acetylmuramoyl-L-alanine amidase has product MAGKPIKMTVSLRSLFAVNNSAQARWGSPSSHPVAKATVELEGTGLSATTGTFGDAQLDVSSLPSGDYVIALTPDAGNLLRSTSAPLNTSDGNKTDKPGTCRYRPLRIQVSLKVQDGAVKIQPVGPCDGTTHGAAFFQLPATLLVDWKPDWVACRYQSARPPKTSPTFILLHRTDGPNPGSALDEFIPKVKSSHYLVDVDGHVIKLVHEDLVASHAGTSWWCGQKSLGPISVGIEIVNKSGPFTQQQYDAIIRTIQELQRTYPGITRHGILAHGDVRVRSITGLIDLTLVERSGCPGVHFDWKQLEDAGLCSKADASLFKESQIDGEYGGYFKDNPTARLPLFATDAKLLRKDKTPYGVVAGVQADLSSLGYSVNASNGVTSTSEYDGATQAAVDRFRRRYMPGVVPTNEHLNPIFDRNTAIALKRVLLDRQR; this is encoded by the coding sequence ATGGCTGGCAAGCCCATCAAGATGACCGTATCCCTGCGCTCCTTGTTCGCCGTGAACAACAGCGCCCAGGCCAGATGGGGCTCGCCAAGCTCGCACCCCGTGGCGAAGGCCACGGTGGAGCTCGAGGGGACCGGGCTCAGCGCGACCACCGGCACCTTCGGGGACGCGCAGCTGGATGTCTCCTCGCTCCCATCCGGGGACTACGTCATCGCACTGACTCCCGATGCCGGGAACCTGTTGAGGAGCACCAGCGCTCCCCTCAACACCAGCGATGGGAACAAGACGGACAAGCCAGGCACCTGCCGCTATCGCCCCCTGCGCATCCAGGTGTCCCTCAAGGTCCAGGACGGCGCGGTGAAGATACAGCCCGTGGGCCCCTGCGATGGGACGACCCATGGAGCCGCCTTCTTCCAGCTCCCGGCGACCCTGCTGGTCGATTGGAAGCCCGATTGGGTTGCATGCAGGTACCAGTCAGCGCGGCCGCCGAAGACGTCCCCGACATTCATCCTGTTGCATCGAACCGATGGACCCAATCCAGGCTCCGCACTCGATGAGTTCATCCCCAAGGTGAAGTCGAGCCATTACCTGGTGGATGTCGATGGCCATGTGATCAAACTCGTTCATGAAGATCTGGTGGCAAGCCACGCGGGAACGAGCTGGTGGTGCGGTCAGAAAAGCCTCGGGCCCATTTCGGTAGGCATCGAGATCGTCAACAAGAGTGGGCCCTTCACCCAACAGCAGTACGACGCCATCATCCGGACCATCCAGGAGCTCCAACGCACCTACCCTGGCATCACCCGGCACGGCATCCTCGCCCATGGGGATGTCCGGGTGCGGAGCATCACGGGCCTGATCGACCTGACCCTCGTGGAACGCTCAGGATGTCCCGGGGTCCATTTCGACTGGAAGCAACTCGAGGACGCCGGGCTGTGCTCGAAAGCAGATGCCTCACTCTTCAAGGAGAGCCAGATCGACGGAGAGTATGGCGGATACTTCAAGGACAATCCGACTGCCAGACTCCCGCTCTTCGCGACGGATGCGAAGCTCCTCCGCAAGGACAAGACGCCCTACGGTGTCGTTGCCGGTGTACAGGCCGACCTGTCATCGCTGGGTTACTCCGTCAATGCATCGAATGGAGTGACCTCCACCAGCGAATACGATGGTGCAACCCAGGCAGCGGTGGACCGCTTCCGTCGGCGCTACATGCCGGGTGTCGTCCCCACCAACGAGCACCTCAACCCCATCTTCGATCGAAACACGGCCATCGCGCTCAAGCGCGTTCTCCTGGATCGTCAGCGATGA